The window CAGGCTATTGCACGAGTGAATAGACCTTACGAGGATGAAGAAGGAAGAAAGAAACCCTGCGGTTTTGTTCTTGATTTTGTCGGAATTTTTGACAAGCTTGAGAAAGCCCTGTCGTTCGATTCAGTTGATATTGCAGGCGTGATACAAGATATTGCAGCGTTGAAACATGCGTTTGCCGAAAAAATGCAACAGGCAAGAGATAACTATTTGAGTCTGATAAAAGGCTTAACAGCTGATAAGGCAGTGGAGAAAGTTTTAGAGTTTTTTATTGAGGAAAGTAAAAGACAGGATTATTACCTCTTCTTCCGTGAACTACAGGACTTATACGAGATACTTTCACCGGATGCTTTTTTGCGAGAATATCTAGATGATTTTGAGACTTTAGCAAGAATGTATAGAATTCTCAGGGAAGCGTATGAGACCAAAATCCCTCTGAATAGAGATTTTGCAAGGAAAACTGCTACACTCATAGCTGACCATACCAAAGTAGGAGTCATAAAACCTGCTCTGGAAATATATGAGATAAACGAAAATACTCTATCACTTATTGAGAAGAGTAGAGTGTCTGATACAGAGAAAATATTTAATATTATAAAAAGCATTGAGTATGTCTTGAATAGTAAAGGAAAAACCTCACCCTATCTTATATCAATAGCAGAAAAGGCAGAAGTAATCTTAAAAATGTATAAAGAAAGACAGAAGACTACCGAGGAGACATTAGAAGAATTGAAGAAACTTATAGTGGAGATACACTCTGCCCAGGAAGAACAGGGTAAAAAAGGAATGTCTCCTGAAGTATTTACAGTGTATTGGATATTAAAACAGAAATCCATTCCTAAACCAGAAGAACTTGCGAATGAAATAAAAACAGTGTTTGCGAGGTATCCCTATTGGAAAACAAGCGAAACACAAGAGAAGGAGGTAAGGCAAGAATTTTATGCCTTGATAATGAAGGAAGGGTTTAAAAATTTAGAAATGTTAAGCCAAATAATAGAAGATATGATAAAAAAACTCAAAGGGATAAGCTAATGATGATTTCACCTGAAGTATTTAAGAATGAAGTAAAAACAATTGCAAAGGAAATAGGGCTACTTCCCAAAGTAATCCATATC is drawn from bacterium and contains these coding sequences:
- a CDS encoding type I restriction endonuclease subunit R is translated as QAIARVNRPYEDEEGRKKPCGFVLDFVGIFDKLEKALSFDSVDIAGVIQDIAALKHAFAEKMQQARDNYLSLIKGLTADKAVEKVLEFFIEESKRQDYYLFFRELQDLYEILSPDAFLREYLDDFETLARMYRILREAYETKIPLNRDFARKTATLIADHTKVGVIKPALEIYEINENTLSLIEKSRVSDTEKIFNIIKSIEYVLNSKGKTSPYLISIAEKAEVILKMYKERQKTTEETLEELKKLIVEIHSAQEEQGKKGMSPEVFTVYWILKQKSIPKPEELANEIKTVFARYPYWKTSETQEKEVRQEFYALIMKEGFKNLEMLSQIIEDMIKKLKGIS